The DNA window ACATCGGCCCCGGCTGACGTGACCAAAGGGGCCGTTTCGGGCGAAACGCCGCCGTCGATCTCGATGCGGATCGGCCGGTCGCCGATCAGCGCCTTGACCCTTCTCACCTTGTCGACGATCCCCGGGATGAAGGCCTGGCCGCCGAACCCCGGATTGACCGTCATGATCAGGATCAGGTCGAGCCGGTCGAGCACATATTCGATCATCGTTTCCGGCGTCGCCGGATTGAGCGACACGCCGGCCTTCTTGCCGAGGTTCCTGATGGTCTGCAGCGAGCGGTCGAGGTGCGGCCCGGCCTCCGCATGGACCGTCATGCCGTCACAGCCGGCCTCGGCGAAGGCGGCGAGATAGGGATCGGCCGGCGCGATCATCAGATGGCAGTCGAAAAAAGCCCTGGTGCGGTTGCGGATCGCCTTGATCACCGGCGGACCGAAGGTGATGTTGGGGACGAAATGGCCATCCATGACATCGAGATGGATCCAGTCGGCGCCAGCGGCCGCGACGGCTTCGACCTCGTCGCCAAGCTTCGAAAAGTCCGAAGCCAGCACCGATGGTGCGATCAAGGTCTTCTTGCTCATCTCGCGGCCTTTCCGGGCGCCCTTTTCATACCGTTCACCCTGGATCGACTGCCTAATGCCCGGCGGGGGACTTGTCGAGGGTGCAAGCACGGGGGCTCCACAGGCTTGGACGGCGTTGCGGGATCTCCGATCCTGCCGCAGCCAATTCCCGCTTGCCGGGACATGACGAAGAAACCCGCCGGATTGCTCCGGCGGGCCCAAGGTCTGGCGTCAAGCGGACGGCTACTGCTGCTGGAGCTTCAGGATCCTGCTTGGTGCCGGATCCTGCTGCTGTTCAGCCTGCGGCAGGCGCCGTGGCAAGACCTGCTGCAGCAGCAGGCCGGGGTTGAGCTCCAGTGACGGCTGCCCGCGCATCGGCCGGCAGTTGGGATAGCGTCCAACCGTGCCTTCCGGGCAACGCCTCTTGAAGATCGGCTGGCACTGGCCATTGACCATCTGCGAGCCCGGTGCGCATTCCGCCTGCTGCCTGGGCTTGCGGCATGCGCCGTCGATCACATCGGTCCCACGCGGACAGACACACTCGCCGCGCTTGTTGTGGACCTGGCCGCGTATGTCGCACGGCTCCACCTGCGGCTGCTTGCGCCGGCAGGCATTGCCCTGCACCTCGGTACCCCGCGGGCAGACGCAATCGCCGTTGGCATCGTGCACCTGGCCCCGGATGGTGCACTGGTCGGGCTTCGGCCGGACCGGACGGCAGGCGCCGTTGCGCACCTCGGTGCCTTGCGGACAGACGCAATCGCCATCGGCATTGCGGACCTGGCCGGGGATGCGGCACTGCTGAGGCTTCGGCCGGGCCGGGCGGCAGGCGCCGTTACGCACCTCAGTGCCTTGCGGACAGACGCAATCGCCGTTGGCATCGTGGATCTGGCCACGGATGGTGCACTGCTCGGGCCTGTCGGTCCTGACGCAGGCGCCGTTCTCCAGCGCTGTGCCGCGCGGGCAGACGCAGCGCCCGTCCTCGGTCCGGATCTGGCCTTCGAGCAGCACGCAGCGCTTGGGCGGCGGCACGGGAAGCGGCAGAAGATTGGTGCCGCCGCCGGTGCACTGGCCATTGCGGAAGGTGGTGCCTTCCGGGCAGACGCAGCGGCCGGCGTCGTTCATGACGAAGCCCGGCGAGCACTGGTTCTTCACCTCATGCGTGATGGTGAAGGGGTGGCACGCATAGGCCTTGCCGCGATCGCCCTGCACATTGGTCGCATCCTTGGACAGCACGTCGCCGCCGCCCTGGACCCGCGTGTCGGGAGACAGGACACCAACGCAGTTCTGGCCATTGACGTCGCCCCGCAGATTGGCAAGGCGCCCGTCGTCGGGAATGACCACTGTGACATGATGCGACTGGCTTTCGCCGGCCCCGAGCGTCAGGGTGGCTATGCAGGACAGAGGCAAGCTCGCCGGTTCGGGCGAGCAGCCGAAGGGCGGGTCGATCGAGGTGATCGCAACGCCGTCCAGCCGGCCGAGCCCTTCCACGCCGATCGCATCGCCGATGCGAACCGGGCCGGAGAAGGGGCTCGTTCCATCATTGGAGATGGTGATGTCGAACGAGCAGGGCTGGCCCAGCCGGCATTCGCGGTCGCCGGTCTTCTCGACACGAATGGTCGAGGAGCCGCCGCCCTTGGCGCAGGCCTGGCCAATCGGGTAGACGACATCGTCGCCTTGCGCCGGCCCATAGAAGCCGCGCGCGCAGTTCTCGAACTCGCCATTGGCCGAGACCGTCACGTCGAAGTGGCGGCTGGTTCCGGGTGCCATGACGGCACCGGGAATCTGGCACGACAGCGTGTTGGCCGGAACCGGTCCGCACGCCCATTCCGCGCCGTCTGGAGTGACGGTCTGGATCTGGACGGGCGCGCCTCCCGACACCAGCGTGGCGGCATCGTTGACCCGCACCGGACCGGCGGGAGCCGCCGTGCCGGCGTTGGAGACGGTGATGCGGCAAGAAACGGCCGCGGCACCGGCCAGCGAGCCGCTGCACACCTTGGTGATGCGCAGGCCGGGCTGGCCACCATTGGGACGACGGATGCGCTCCTTGGCGCAGGCCTTGTTGTTGGTGAGGTCGACCTCACCGGGAACGGCCTTCGCCTCGGCGCAGTTCTCGACCGTGTCCGACCGGTAATCGGCCGGCATGACCGCCTTGACGAAGATCGGCGTCGAGGCGCCCACGGGCAGCGCGATGCCGGGGTTGTCGCAGCGGAACTGACCGGGGCCGTTCGGGCCGCATGTCCAGGGCGGGCTCGGCCCGAAGGTCGAGGAGGCCGGTGCGCCGCCGGGATAGTTGTCGATCACCGTCAGCGGCCCGGTATAGGTCGAGGTGCCGTTGTTGATGATGTCGATCACGAAGAAACAGACGCCGTCGGCCGTGCAGATTTCGGTGCGGGCACGCTTCTTCAGGATCAGGTCGACCTTCTTCTCGACCGGCGGCTGGCAGTCGCGGTCACGATCGCCACGGCGGCAGATCGGGATCGAGGCGCAGCCACGGTCGTTCGACTGGCTGCCGAACAACGGCTTGCCGCTGGCGGCATAGTTGTAGGCGGCGCAGTTGCGCAGCGCACCGCCCTGCCAGCCCCCGGCCGGCTTGAAGCCGAGCTTGAGGTCGACAAAGGCCCCCGGATTGAGCGTGGTCATCGGATAGGTGCACGTCATCGGGGTGGTGCCGGGCACGCAGACCCAGGGCGGATTGGGCCCTGAGCTCAGCGTCGAGCCGGCCGGCAGCGTCACCTCGTCGAGCACGATCTTGCCGTTGTAGGGTGCGGTGCCGACATTGGTGACCCTGATGGTGAAGTCGCAGCCGCCGGCCATGGTGCAGCGCGCGACATCGGCGCGTTTCTCGACCTTGAGGTCTGGCTCCTTGTCCCTGGGCGGGCAACGCTGGTCGCGCGGGATGACGATGTCGATGGTCTGCGTGCAGCACAGGCCCCAGCCTTCCTTCGGGCCGGCATAGGTCTCGATGCCGGTGACGATAAGGTGGATGACGTCGCCGGGCGATGCGCCGACGATCTTCCAGTTGAGCACGCCGCCGCCCGCCGGCACCAGCTGGGTGTCAGGGATGATGGTGATGCCGGGCGTGGTGGTCGACACCTGCACCCACTTGCCGCCCATCTCCGGGCCGACCGGCATGTGGTAGATGAAGGCACCGCCGCCGGGTACGCAATCGACGGTGCCGCGTTCCACCTTGAAGCATTCCTTGCCGGGAGGTGGCGGCGGCGGTTCGCACTTGGTGACATCGATCTTGATCGAGGTCTTCACGCCGGTCTTGTAGTCGCCATCGTCGGGTTTGCTCGGATCCTGCGACGGGATGATGGTGCCGGTGCCGGCTCCGTTGCTCACCTTGATCAGGCCCTGATTGTCGATGATCGTCGGCGAAGGAAACGCAGCATGGTCGATCCTGGCCGTGATCTGGAAATTGATGACGCGTTCATTGGCGGCCCCGGCGCCGTCGAGATCGTCGGCGGAGAGCCGGAAGTCGGACACCGTTGCGGTATCGCTGGGACCCGCCGTGTTGCTGATCGTCGCGCCCGGCAGTGATCCGCCGGAGGCATCCGTGCCGTCGCCGGATACATTCACGTTGACGATGGCCAAGCCGTGCGGAAGCTGGTCCTTGAACTCGATCTTGAGTTTCTTCAGCAAGGCCACAAGACCCGGATCGGCAAAGCCCTGAGGATCACCGCGCAGGCCAAAGCTCAGGGAGTAGACGACAGAGTCGCAGCCTCTCTGGGTGCCTTTCTTGGTGAAGAACGGCACGACCCGTTCCGGCCTCGGATTGACGACGCGCGAATTGTCGAGGTCGAGCCTCAGTTCCGGCGTGACCGGCGCGGCGTCTTCCGCGTGGCTTGCGAGGGGGGTGAGCATGGCGACCGCGACCCCGGCCGCCATCAGCCAGCGCGCGCCGCGCCTGGCGTATGACAGGGGTCTCATGATCGTCTCCATGACGATTGACAGCTTGTCGGTTGAGTTGTTTCGCGCGAGCGGGGAGAGTGCGAGATTGTTCATCTTCCCCTCCTCAACGTTCGCAGCTGACGGCTGGGGTGCGGAGCGGCAAGGTCATCTTGCAGCAAGGGTAGTAGCCACCCTTGTCCTTGTCGGACTTCCTGTAGAAGCAAAGTCCAACGTCCACTCTGTCGCCCGGATAGTGGCCGGTGATGTTGATCGTGTACGGCGTGCCGGGCGCATGCGACATGGGTGTGGTCACCCCGACGCCTGGCGTCCTGGACTTTGTTTCATTCGAAGGCTGGACCTTGATCGAATCGCCGCCGAAGCCGGCATGGTCATGGAGATAGAGATCGGCCTCGAGGCCCGAAGGCGTGCAGTAGTACCTGATATCTTCAACGTCGAGACACGGTGGCAGGTTGCCGGGCGGTGGGAAGTCCGGCGGGTAGAAGGGTGGCAGATAGCCGCCCGGGATTTCTTCATAATAGCCGGCGCGGCCCTCGCAGGGGTGCCAGACGGCGACGTCGCCGACATGGCCTTCCACCTCGGGATCCTCGAAATAGCCGTCGAAATCGACGAACCAGGAGCCGAAGGGCGGCGCGTTGGCCGGCTTGACCAGATCCTTGGGCATGATCTGCACGCCATGCACGGCGAGGGGGCCGCCGGCGGCGAGCTGTTCGGCGAGCGTCGGATTGTCGCGCAGCTTGTCGCCGGTGTTGACCAGCGTCTGCGTGCAGACCGAGGTGTCGAGATTGCCGTCGGCGTCATAGCCATATTGCAGGTCGAGGCCGCCGGCCGACTGCCTGAAACCTTGCGGGAAGCCGACCGCGTATTCCTGCGGCGCTTCCACCCAGACCGATTCCGTTGCCGGATCGTCCGGATTTTCCCTGAAGTAGCGGATGACCTCGCCCTTGCCGGAATCTGCGAAGCGGCTGTAGTCGTAGCGGTTCTCGATCGGGCCGCGCTGGGCGAGATACATGAAGCCGCTGTTGTCGAAGGCGATGTCGGTGACGGCGTAGTCCTTGTCGGCCTTGACCGTCAGCTCCCAGCGCGGGTCGCCGGCAAAGGTGCCGTCTCGGGCGATGCCGACCGACCAGACCTCCGATTTTTCGCCGACCGAATAATAGAGACGGCCGCCATGATAGGAAACGGCCCAGACGCGGCGCTCGTCCTGGGTGTAGCCCCAGGTCTCGGGGTCCTCCGTGTCGAACGCCGCGCCCTGTATGTCCATCACCGCGCCGTCGTCGGCGATCGGAGCCAGGCCATGCGCCGGCCGCCCGGCGACGCCATGATCGAAGGTGTCGATCAGCCTGCCATTGGCGTCCATGCGATGGATCAGGCCGGTGTCGAGGTCTGAGGCGAAGAACTGGCGGTGGCTGGGATCGAATGTGATATTGCCGATGCCGGGACCGCTGTTGGTGTCGATGTCGGCGAATTTGGCGACCTGGCCGGTGATGCCGTCGATCTTCCAGATGGTGCCCGGCCCGCCACCATTTTCGGTACCGAACTGGCCATCCATGAAGGTCGCGCCTGCCGTTCCACGGCGCTGCCGCTCCGGCCTGCCATCCTTGTCGGCGTCCGGCGTGACGATCTCGATGCCATGCAGCGAGGTGGCGGCGGCATAAAGGTTGGGAATGCCCGATGGCACCCCATCGCGCACGCCGTCATCATAGGTGAGGCCGAACACCTCGCCGATCTGGCCTGATGTCACCTCGAAAGGCGGCGGCGTGAAGACGAGCTGGCCCGATGCCGGTCCACCCAGGTGCGAAACGTCGAACACGCGCAAGGTGGCGCGCGTGGTGTCGATGAAGGTTTCGTCGACCGGATCGACGCCGGGCGGCAGGCCCTCGTCGAAATTGGGGATGACGGTGCCGGGAAAGCCGGTGACCGCCATCGAGCCTGGATAGATGATCTGGGTGTCCTGCGCCCGGGCGGCGCCGCCAAGCCAGAGGCCGGCGGTCAGGGCGAATGCAAGAACGCCGCCGGTCTTCTTGACCAGGCGGCGCAAACGGCTGACGCGAGAAGACACTGACAGGCCGTGATCGCAAGACATAGAACTCCCCCCGAAGTCTACGGGAGGAATATCCGGCTGTGCCGCGCAAATCAGGGCAGGGCGCGGCGGTCCGGCACGTTCATCCCTGATCGAATTGTCTGCTTTCCTCTTCATTACGATACGCCTGCTCTTACCTAGGGTCAACGGAAGCAGCGGGAAGCCCAGCGCGTCGACACCGTCCCGAAGGCGGCGGTCGCGCCGAGTTCCTGTTGTTCCCGGAG is part of the Mesorhizobium loti genome and encodes:
- the rpe gene encoding ribulose-phosphate 3-epimerase; this translates as MSKKTLIAPSVLASDFSKLGDEVEAVAAAGADWIHLDVMDGHFVPNITFGPPVIKAIRNRTRAFFDCHLMIAPADPYLAAFAEAGCDGMTVHAEAGPHLDRSLQTIRNLGKKAGVSLNPATPETMIEYVLDRLDLILIMTVNPGFGGQAFIPGIVDKVRRVKALIGDRPIRIEIDGGVSPETAPLVTSAGADVLVAGAAIFKGGSVEAYRANIEAIRTAADNAAG